Proteins encoded by one window of Channa argus isolate prfri chromosome 1, Channa argus male v1.0, whole genome shotgun sequence:
- the bora gene encoding protein aurora borealis: MGDRVELHITPETPGRPSISNPFESPNDYHHLHEPLVPSPSVFKSKPCKYTPPKFNWSIDEMASLLPVHIDPEEIQRQSFYLSQTRMDSDIEEKRQNAIDRFFTKGTIVPSPWAATDSRKAPQTYKSPMIAEETEKISVACQTTLSLPLAFDLEKVLGEYYRYEEACEAVQESLSSSSLRRKLFLDGRGSYSGSDSSSPSSPERSPARQEKPSVTQREEPLGRVEGCEGQAISSIFPSPLSCGMSAPTPSTGQFSSSPIQHGCFRNCSLGSITSPLFPDRSSPAGLVSPTISPIVAHTAHTPISSSERKQQRDLTPHGTPLDIDVTSCNESPFVDGCSPIRSCSPHQLHYLSEPQHNGRLRLRPRVRCRASPPLISPILNPKLQDNHEAEDQLTTTASSSSSTLPSMELDLSSPLTRDVHPGTTERVGMNPLDPVKMEEGKEDNVEKLEEEEEDEKNEEEVRGPSEQLTSSRMGSVSATEGSQMFVSLLAEGSSIRCDSSMQVDSGYNTTSAGTASLIDGFHSDCYSKESFSSNLPEEAFQLTKHTKVKPFYPHH, translated from the exons ATGGGGGACCGTGTTGAGTTACATATCACCCCAGAGACCCCAGGCAGGCCTTCCATTAGTAACCCATTTGAAAGTCCTAATGATTACCACCACCTACACGAACCCCTGGTGCCAAGCCCATCTGTCTTCAAATCCAAGCCTTGTAAATAT ACTCCACCCAAGTTTAACTGGTCTATTGATGAAATGGCCAGTCTTCTCCCTGTACACATAGACCCAGAGGAAATCCAGAGACAGTCTTTCTACCTCAGCCAGACAAG GATGGACTCAGACATTGAGGAAAAGCGTCAGAATGCTATTGACCGG TTTTTCACCAAAGGAACCATTGTGCCTTCCCCTTGGGCAGCAACAGACTCACGTAAAGCCCCTCAGACCTATAAGA GTCCTATGATtgcagaggaaacagaaaaaatatcag ttgctTGTCAGACAACTCTTTCTTTACCTTTGGCATTTGATTTGGAAAAAGTATTAG GGGAATATTACCGCTATGAGGAAGCTTGTGAAGCCGTACAGGAGAGTCTTAGTTCCTCCTCCTTAAGACGAAAACTCTTCCTTGACGGCCGCGGCAGTTACAGTGGCTCTGACAGCTCCAGCCCATCAAGCCCAGAGAGAAGCCCTGCCAGACAGGAGAAGCCTTCTGTCACACAAAGAGAAGAACCTCTAGGAAGGGTTGAAGGTTGTGAAGGACAAGCTATATCGTCTATCTTTCCATCCCCCTTGTCCTGTGGCATGTCGGCCCCAACTCCTTCAACG GGTCAATTTTCATCCAGCCCCATCCAGCATGGCTGCTTCCGGAACTGCAGCCTGGGCAGCATCACCAGTCCTCTCTTCCCTGATAGGTCATCTCCTGCTGGTTTGGTCTCCCCTACAATTTCTCCTATTGttgcacacacagcacacacacctaTAAGCTCGT ctgaaagGAAGCAGCAGAGAGATTTGACTCCTCACGGCACTCCCCTGGACATAgatgtcacttcctgcaatgagagtccatttgttGATGGTTGCTCTCCAATTCGCAGCTGCTCCCCACACCAGCTCCATTACCTCAGTGAGCCCCAGCACAATGGCAGGCTAAGGCTCAGGCCAAGAGTCCGCTGCCGGGCGTCCCCTCCACTCATCTCCCCCATTCTCAATCCTAAGCTCCAAGACAATCATGAGGCTGAGGACCAACTGACCACCACTGcgtcgtcctcctcctccactctccCCTCTATGGAGCTAGACCTGTCATCACCCCTGACCCGGGACGTTCATCCTGGGACCACTGAGAGAGTTGGTATGAATCCTTTAGATCCTGTCAAAATGGAGGAGGGCAAGGAGGATAATGTGGAGaagttggaggaggaggaagaagatgagaagAATGAAGAGGAAGTTAGAGGGCCTTCAGAACAGCTGACCAGCTCTCGTATGGGCAGTGTCTCAGCAACAGAAGGTTCTCAaatgtttgtctctcttctGGCAGAGGGAAGCAGCATACGCTGTGATTCCAGCATGCAG GTGGACAGTGGGTACAACACTACCTCAGCAGGAACTGCAAGTCTTATAGATGGTTTCCACTCAGACTGTTACAGCAAAGAGTCCTTCAGCTCAAACCTTCCAGAGGAAGCATTTCAACTTACTAAGCACACTAAAGTAAAG ccattcTATCCTCACCACTGA
- the mzt1 gene encoding mitotic-spindle organizing protein 1: protein MASAANANLNAVRETMDVLLEMSRLLNTGLDMESLSICVRLCEQGINPEALSAVIKELRKASESLKASENCTN, encoded by the exons ATGGCAAGTGCAGCAAATGCTAACCTAAACGCAGTCCGGGAGACAATGGACG TGCTGCTGGAGATGTCGAGGTTGCTGAACACAGGTTTGGACATGGAGTCTCTGTCCATATGTGTCAGACTGTGTGAGCAGGGCATCAACCCAGAAGCTCTATCTGCTGTTATTAAAGAGCTGCGTAAAGCTTCTGAATCTCTTAAG gctTCTGAAAACTGCACAAACTGA